In Streptomyces nojiriensis, the sequence CTCCGACCTTCATGGAATCTCCAATCGCCATGACGGTCACGCTAGTGGTGACCCAGGTCACAGCAAGGGACCCGGAGAGGCCAATTCCGGTGGAATCGCGAGGCGTTGCGTACACCCGTTCACTCGTACGAGGACGTAAGTACGATCGACGGGCGGTGCGGACGTCCCCCGGGCGGGTACTACGCGTCGTCGAGGCCGCGTTCTATGGCATACCGGACGAGCTCCACCCGGTTGTGCAACTGCAGCTTGCCCAGGGTGTTCTGGACGTGGTTCTGCACGGTGCGGTGGGAGATGACCAGACGCTCGGCGATCTGCTTGTACGACAGCCCCTTGGCCACGAGCCGCAGTACCTCGGTCTCGCGGTCGGTCAGTTGCGGGGCCTTCGGCTCGTCGGAGGTGGCCGGCAGCGGGTCGGTGGCCAGGCGCCGGTACTCGCCGAGCACCAGCCCGGCCAGGCCCGGGGTGAAGACCGGGTCGCCGGCCGCGGTGCGGCGGACGGCGTCGATCAGCTCCTGGGCGCCGGCGGACTTCATCAGGTAGCCGGTCGCGCCGGACTTCACCGCCTCCAGGACGTCCGCGTGCTCACCGCTGGCCGACAGGACCAGGACCCGCAGCGCCGGGTTGGCGCCGACGAGTTCCTTGCAGACCTGCACGCCCGGCATGCCGGGCAGGTTGAGGTCGAGGACCAGCACGTCGGGCGTGACGGCGTGGGCCCGGCGGACCGCCTCGGGGCCGTCGCCGGCCGTGGCGACGACGTCGAAGCCCGCGGCGGCCAGGTCCCGGGCGACCGCGTCCCGCCACATCGGGTGGTCGTCGACGACCATCACCCTTATGTCGTGGAGCTCGTTCGGCCTGTTCGGGTCGTTCACGTCGGTGCGCTCGCTCATCTCTTGTCCGTCCTCGCCCTGGGTACCTTCAGTTCCACTTCGGTGCCCTGCCCGGGAACGGACACCAGATCGGCGCTGCCGCCGAGATCGCGCAGCCTGCCGCGGATGGACAGGGCCACCCCCATCCGGCCCTCGCCCGCCGCCTGGTCGAGCCGGCCCGCCGGGATGCCGGGGCCGTCGTCGCGAACGGTCACGATCACCTCGTCGCCCCAGTCCTCGACGAGGATCCAGGCCCGCGCCCCTTCCCCGGCGTGCTTGCGCACGTTGTCCAGGGCGGCGCCGACCGCCGCGGCCAGTTCCTTCGCGGCCGGCACCGGCAGCGGCACCGGGGTGCCCGGCTCGGCGAAGCTCACGCGGGACCCGGCGTGCGGGGCGAGGAGCGTGCGCAGGTCCAGCTCGCCGTCCTCGGCGCCCGGCTCGTCCACCTCGTACGTGTCCACCAGCGCGCCGCGCGACTCGTCGTGGGAGACCCGGGAGGGCTGTACCAGCCCGCTGGAGACCAGCGTGCGCAGCGCCACCTCCTGCTCCCCCGCCATCCGGCCGAGCTCCTCGGCCTCGCCGCCCAGCTCGCTGCCGCGCCGCTGGACCATGGCGAGGACCTGGAGGACCCCGTCGTGGATGTCGCGGGCGAGGCGCTCGCGCTCGCGGGTGGCCGCCTCGATCTCCAGGGCGCGGGCGAGGGTGTTCTCACTGGCCCGGGCGACCTCGACCACGTAGCCGATGGCCACGGAGGCGACCCAGACGAGCAGGACGTTGTGCAGGGTGTCCCGGGTGGGCTGGCCGGTGTGGATGGCGAGGTTGGCGGCCGCCACGAAGGTGGAGGCGAAGCAGGCCCAGCGCCAGCCGCCCTTGATGGCGAAGGCGAGGACCGCACCCGCCGTCCAGATGGTGGGGAGGGTGCTGCCGCCCGCGCTGATCCGCGCCTGGGTGTCGGCGACCGGTGTGAGCACGATCCCGACGATCGCGACGGTGAGGTCGGCGACGAGGAAGCCCTTGGTGCA encodes:
- a CDS encoding response regulator; the protein is MSERTDVNDPNRPNELHDIRVMVVDDHPMWRDAVARDLAAAGFDVVATAGDGPEAVRRAHAVTPDVLVLDLNLPGMPGVQVCKELVGANPALRVLVLSASGEHADVLEAVKSGATGYLMKSAGAQELIDAVRRTAAGDPVFTPGLAGLVLGEYRRLATDPLPATSDEPKAPQLTDRETEVLRLVAKGLSYKQIAERLVISHRTVQNHVQNTLGKLQLHNRVELVRYAIERGLDDA
- the macS gene encoding MacS family sensor histidine kinase; translation: MAKRERVVRMSVEQPLWRALTAYRLLTMVYAVLLFAFAYKEFSRPGVAVGYLAALAVWTLATSRKVANAASCTKGFLVADLTVAIVGIVLTPVADTQARISAGGSTLPTIWTAGAVLAFAIKGGWRWACFASTFVAAANLAIHTGQPTRDTLHNVLLVWVASVAIGYVVEVARASENTLARALEIEAATRERERLARDIHDGVLQVLAMVQRRGSELGGEAEELGRMAGEQEVALRTLVSSGLVQPSRVSHDESRGALVDTYEVDEPGAEDGELDLRTLLAPHAGSRVSFAEPGTPVPLPVPAAKELAAAVGAALDNVRKHAGEGARAWILVEDWGDEVIVTVRDDGPGIPAGRLDQAAGEGRMGVALSIRGRLRDLGGSADLVSVPGQGTEVELKVPRARTDKR